In the Deltaproteobacteria bacterium genome, one interval contains:
- a CDS encoding homoserine dehydrogenase: MGAPVRVGLIGFGTIGTGVLKLLRAHRADITRRAGRPIEIVAIADLDLETDRGIPAAPARFTKDALSVIEDPSIPIIIELIGGYEPARRFVLAAIRAGKDVVTANKALLAVHGQEIVAAAEVRAVRLGFEASVGGGIPILRTLKEGLAGDRTAAVYGIVNGTCNHILTTMTREGRSFGDVLAEAQRLGLAEADPSTDVDGIDSAHKLALLTTLAFNVAPRFADIPTEGIRRIEPADIAFARELGYTIKLLAIAKDGRDAIEARVHPTMIPNGHLLADVGGNFNAIFVRGAALGPTMYYGQGAGAMPTATAVVADLIAAVRDREIGSGVRVPPWGVPRRALRPLPIRPLDALEGEYYLRFMALDRPGVLARIAGILGRADISIASVIQKDRRAGTTVPVVLRTHRARERNLARALREIGRLRVVRGRPVSIRIEDRLG, from the coding sequence GTGGGAGCGCCCGTCCGGGTCGGGTTGATCGGCTTCGGGACGATCGGCACCGGCGTGCTGAAGCTCCTGCGCGCCCATCGCGCCGACATCACCCGGCGCGCCGGGCGGCCGATCGAGATCGTCGCGATCGCCGACCTCGACCTCGAGACCGACCGCGGCATCCCCGCCGCTCCCGCGCGCTTCACCAAGGACGCGCTTTCGGTGATCGAGGATCCCTCGATCCCGATCATCATCGAGCTGATCGGCGGCTACGAGCCGGCGCGGCGGTTCGTCCTGGCCGCGATCCGCGCCGGCAAGGACGTCGTGACGGCCAACAAGGCGCTGCTCGCGGTCCACGGCCAGGAGATCGTCGCGGCGGCGGAGGTGCGGGCCGTGCGCCTCGGCTTCGAGGCCAGCGTCGGCGGCGGCATCCCGATCCTCCGCACGCTCAAGGAGGGGCTGGCGGGCGACCGGACGGCGGCCGTTTACGGCATCGTCAACGGCACCTGCAACCACATCCTCACCACCATGACGCGCGAGGGCCGGAGCTTCGGCGACGTGCTGGCCGAGGCGCAGCGGCTCGGGCTGGCCGAGGCCGATCCGTCGACGGACGTCGACGGCATCGACTCCGCGCACAAGCTCGCCCTCTTGACGACGCTCGCCTTCAACGTGGCGCCGCGCTTCGCCGACATCCCGACCGAGGGCATCCGCCGCATCGAGCCGGCCGACATCGCCTTCGCCCGCGAGCTCGGCTACACGATCAAGCTCCTCGCCATCGCCAAGGACGGGCGCGACGCGATCGAGGCGCGCGTCCACCCGACGATGATCCCGAACGGCCATCTGCTCGCCGACGTCGGCGGCAACTTCAACGCGATCTTCGTGCGCGGCGCGGCGCTCGGCCCGACGATGTACTACGGACAGGGCGCGGGCGCGATGCCGACGGCCACCGCCGTCGTCGCCGACCTGATCGCGGCGGTGCGCGACCGGGAGATCGGGTCCGGCGTGCGCGTGCCGCCCTGGGGCGTGCCGCGGCGTGCGCTCCGTCCCCTCCCCATCCGGCCGCTCGACGCGCTGGAGGGCGAGTACTACCTCCGCTTCATGGCGCTCGACCGGCCCGGCGTGCTGGCGCGCATCGCGGGCATCCTCGGGCGCGCGGACATCAGCATCGCCTCGGTGATCCAGAAGGACCGGCGCGCGGGGACGACGGTGCCGGTGGTCCTCCGTACGCACCGCGCGCGCGAGCGGAACCTCGCGCGCGCGCTCCGAGAGATCGGGCGGCTGCGGGTCGTACGCGGCCGGCCCGTGTCGATCCGCATCGAGGACCGCCTCGGCTAG
- a CDS encoding threonine synthase, translated as MSVARAWGGLIEQYRERLPIGPTEKIVTLNEGNTPLVRADRLAAVVAPGVELYLKCEGQNPTGSFKDRGMTVAVTKALAEGVEAIICASTGNTSASAAAYAARAGVRAYVVVPHGKIALGKLSQAVMHGARVIQIEGNFDQALRLVRDLKEHYPTRLALVNSVNPHRIEGQKTAAFEVCDALGRAPEYHLLPVGNAGNITAYWRGYKEYLAAGKITHLPRMMGFEAAGAAPIVHKRVIEEPRTVATAIRIGNPASWQGAEAARDESGGAIEAITDDEILEAYRLLARTEGVFAEPASAISLAGALKLGASGRLRPKDVLVLTLTGHGLKDPDTAIANSEAAIKIAADPARLAAVLEVG; from the coding sequence ATGAGTGTTGCCCGGGCCTGGGGCGGGCTGATCGAGCAGTACCGCGAGCGGCTGCCCATCGGCCCGACCGAGAAGATCGTCACCCTGAACGAGGGGAACACGCCGCTCGTGCGCGCCGACCGGCTCGCGGCGGTGGTGGCGCCCGGGGTCGAGCTGTACCTCAAATGCGAGGGTCAGAACCCCACCGGGTCGTTCAAGGACCGCGGCATGACCGTGGCGGTGACGAAGGCGCTCGCCGAGGGCGTCGAGGCGATCATCTGCGCCTCGACGGGCAACACGTCGGCCTCGGCCGCCGCCTACGCGGCGCGCGCCGGCGTCCGCGCCTACGTCGTCGTGCCGCACGGCAAGATCGCCCTCGGCAAGCTCTCGCAGGCCGTCATGCACGGCGCGCGCGTCATCCAGATCGAGGGCAACTTCGACCAGGCGCTCCGGCTGGTGCGCGACCTGAAGGAGCACTATCCGACGCGGCTCGCGCTCGTGAACTCCGTCAATCCGCACCGCATCGAAGGGCAGAAGACGGCCGCGTTCGAGGTCTGCGACGCGCTCGGCCGGGCCCCCGAGTACCATCTGTTGCCGGTCGGCAACGCCGGCAACATCACGGCCTACTGGCGCGGCTACAAGGAGTACCTCGCGGCCGGCAAGATCACCCACCTGCCGCGCATGATGGGCTTCGAGGCCGCGGGTGCGGCGCCGATCGTGCACAAGCGGGTGATCGAGGAGCCGCGCACCGTCGCGACGGCGATCCGCATCGGCAACCCGGCGAGCTGGCAGGGCGCGGAGGCCGCACGCGACGAGTCGGGCGGCGCGATCGAGGCGATCACCGACGACGAGATCCTCGAGGCCTATCGCCTGCTCGCCCGGACCGAAGGCGTGTTCGCCGAGCCGGCGTCCGCCATCTCGCTCGCCGGGGCGCTCAAGCTGGGCGCGAGCGGGCGCCTGCGGCCGAAGGACGTCCTCGTGCTGACGCTCACCGGCCACGGGCTCAAGGACCCCGACACGGCGATCGCCAACTCGGAGGCCGCGATCAAGATCGCCGCCGACCCCGCCCGGCTGGCCGCGGTGCTCGAGGTCGGTTAA